In Elephas maximus indicus isolate mEleMax1 chromosome 7, mEleMax1 primary haplotype, whole genome shotgun sequence, the following proteins share a genomic window:
- the C7H11orf96 gene encoding uncharacterized protein C11orf96 homolog: protein MAAAKSSELMGICSSYQAVMPHFVCLADEFPQPVRPAKLSKGKGRLRRPRQSRFKTQPVTFDEIQEVEEEGVSPMEEEKAKKSFLQSLECLRRSTQSLSLQRDQLSSCKLRNSLDSSDSDSAL from the coding sequence ATGGCGGCCGCCAAGTCCAGCGAGCTGATGGGCATCTGCTCCAGCTACCAGGCTGTGATGCCGCACTTTGTGTGCCTGGCCGACGAGTTCCCGCAGCCCGTGCGGCCCGCTAAGCTGTCCAAGGGCAAGGGCAGACTGCGGCGGCCGCGCCAGTCCCGCTTCAAGACGCAGCCGGTGACCTTCGACGAGATccaggaggtggaggaggagggagTGTCCCCCATGGAGGAGGAGAAGGCCAAGAAGTCGTTCCTGCAGAGCCTGGAGTGCCTGCGCCGCAGTACGCAGAGCCTTTCGCTGCAGAGGGACCAGCTCAGCAGCTGCAAACTGAGAAACAGCCTGGACTCCAGCGACTCCGACTCGGCCCTGTGA